The segment TAATGTAACTATGAGAAAATtggaaaaaaacacaaaaaagaattgatttaaaaatgtcagaatatttttattaatactgTAGGTGTCAATACCACCTGTACGGATAGCTACCAAagcctaagttttttttttttttctttcttgttcAACGTACCACAGGCGAAGTTGAGATCTTAAAATTGATACGTAGCGCATCGAATCAATGTGGTTGAAATGCGAGTACAGTACCTACCCACCACATTGATGAAAAATGTAGGCCAATTACTCTGGTAACTGGATGGGAAGGACAACGCAATTAACAATCACTCACTGGAGACACAGACTGTGATGTGAATTTAACGCGGAGGGAAAAACCAAGTGGTCCAAATTTCTAACCCCTTGGAGAGGGTGACTACTCAAACGGGCTCCCCTCACTGTATTTATTGAGAATAAGCTTTAAAAAGATCTCTCTTGTCAGTTCTGAGTAAATTTGTccgttttaaaaattttgaggtaactttcaaaataaataattaaaataattaatcacAGATTAATGTTTCTATCATTTAACTGGTATGATAATAGTTATAgtctttaaattttatatatttttttaatttagttttaatttaataaacTTAGTAATATTTTCGCATGTTATCAATTTActagtaattttaaaaatttattgaaaaattaaatatatatatatatataactcaagcttcaaaaacatatataaaattttaaaagaattctcaaaattgaaaatatttaaatcTAGAAAATAGCaccaaataaaataagaaaaaatatgaaatccaacattaaaccttaaaatttttaaattttatatatttttcctattttattattcatgttttctttcttcttttattataaaattattcgtgttttcttaattttattaaGATTAGtgaatttgaattttatatttgTTCTTATTTAATTATTCATGTTATCTTAAGAAAAGAATTTAATTTAACTGATTCGAGTATTTAACCTATATTGTTATAGGATTTgaagtaaaatattaaattaaataaaatgtattaaatattaTGGAAAAACTACAAGAATAATAAAGCAGGACAAGTATTTAAACCGTTACCATTCCTATAAATTATCAAAGAAAGCCCCTAAGtgattttctttttcatatttttacttgtaTTTTTCTTTTCTGTCTTAATTTTGATCCTACTCATGCACCCTCTTAATCGGACTCTCCATAActttaatcatttttaatttgGTTTTAAGTTATCATCGTTTTTTTACTtcgtttaattaatatttaatctcATTTTTAAAAAGAACCATTTAGATAACAAATGTTAAAAAACAATTTAATTGTGCTTCATATTATTATAATAAGCTAATTTATTAACTTCATTTGAAAGGGAAATTCAGCTTTGTGTAAGCGCATGTTTTCCAACCACACACATATTTCATGaccaaagtttttttttaataaacaaattttaatgAAGGATTATTCTTTCATTTAATTAAGCAATTGggttttttacttttaaaaaaggGGTAAATGATTGATAATAATGATAAAGAACGAGTAAATTAACTAAAGTGTCCCCtttttttaaattggttaaataAATCGTTTTTTTAAAGATTTAAGAAAATAGATTAATTTTGGAGAGAAAGTATGAAAAGCTCGTCCAGTTGGGCGCATTTTCTGCACAGTTGACAGAAAAGTTCATCCAACTGGGCGAGCTTTTTGAATAGTTGGCAGAAAAGCATGTTCAGTTGGACGCACTTTTGCTGACATGTCAGGAAAAACGCGTTCAATTAGGTATATTTTATTTGGAATTTTCAGAAAACACTTTCACGCTTTACACATTTTCTCCAAAATTGATGTATTTCCTTAAATCTTGAAAAAAAAACCTATTTAGCCAATTAACAAAAAAACAACATATATGCACAATTTAACCGATAACAATAACACTAAAATTATTGTATTACGGTAAAACTAGAAACAAATGAgattaatatttcaaaaatacGATTTGAATAATATTTTTACACTATTGTATCATGGTGAATGTTCAAGTAAAGGAATATCCatacaaaatatacaaaaatccttaatttaaaaattaatttagtacataaattctaattttatataattatatacataatttattattttaaattaatttccaTAAATTACACTACGtcgttttattattaatttatagatacatataattatataaataaaacaaaaaaatatttatttaattttataaattcattCATAAATCAAATTCCAAAGTTTGATAtctataattaattatatttacaAATTGAATGTGTAATTTAAATTAGAAAAAAGAAATTGATTGCTGCGGTAACCAGTGGGGTCACTTTCAGACAGAAATATGTTGATTAAGACCAGATGGGGGACCGTGTCGTGGACCACAGGAATTCCACTTTTTCTTACAGTCATCATTCATTTATGTTTTTACAATATCCTTTTTCACCACCATCCACAATACCTTTTCCATCAGTATCATCCatatcaatgtttactactaaCATTTATTTTAGGTAGCTATTAATGGCTAAGAAAATTCAGGTTTGTTGAATTATTAATCAACCCAGTGAACCCACCTTTTcgtttatataatttaaaacaaaCAAGAAAAAAGTAGCAGGTGGCAAAAGCTTGTCTGGTTATAGTCTCAGCTGAGTCTTTTATCTCGGCTTTTCTTATTTATGTCCGCCTCTTGAGCTAACCCAAAAGCCATTTTTCCTTTTGCCGCTCTGCCTCAAAAAGCTCATAATTCTTCCTTTCTTATCCACTTCTCTTCTCAAGTATATCCACTTTTTTCTCCTCCAATAATGATCATTCTTTCAATCATATACGAATAAataattattcttttattatttaattgcTATATATACTACTTAGAATTCTATACTTTCTAGTTTGTAGTGCCGTTATCGAATTTGCTTTGAAGCTTGTACATTTTCGTACAAAAGAGATTGGATTTTTTACTGTTGGTTGATGTTTCTTGACCCTTATAGGCCTTAGCTCAGCCTTTTCTGATATCAATTCAACCCCCAAATTTATTTTGCTTTTCTGGGTAATTCTCGAGTTCCTTAAACCAGCAAAAGCTTTACACTTGATTTTGTCCCTAGTGTGGACGATTAGTTTAAATTTCATGGCTTTGGGGGCGTAATGCATGCATTTCTcgctttaaaaaatttaattgtttttattatgaTGTATTTTTTAATACCAACAAAGAATTCGTGGTTGTAAGCGAGGAGAAAAGATCTAGGGGGTAATATTTTATGTAGTAATTCATTTGTTTATGTCAATTTGTTAGCTgttgattattttattatcaatgaTGAGGTTGATACAAAGtacttttttctctctctctctcttatttAAGCTGAATTTTCCAGATTTCTGcatcatttgaaaaaaaaataatttaaaggacATGCCTCTGTACTTTTGAGGTTCTTAGCAAAAAAATCTATTGAGTGTTAATTGTGAGTAGTTTACTCCATTTGGCTGTTTTATTTTGCCGAGATTTTACCTTTTTTTCTCGTTTTGATcatatgtttattttttttatgtctGATGCCATTTCAATGACAATTACCTTTCATTCTAGGGATTAGATCAGTTTTATTGCTTCAAATTGAATTTCCACCAAGTTTTCTACTTGAACTGAGATTCGCATATTCCAGATAATGTTCTTGTGCTATATGTTAATGAGGAGTTTTTAAAGATTGAATATTCACTTTTCAACGTTCCTTTTGCTTCATAATTTGGTGTTTTAAGCCCTTCTTTTTATGATTTGATGCTGTGTGATACTGCAAAATTGAGTGATAAAGATGCTCGTCTCAGGAACAGGTTTTAAGAGCTTGCAAAAGTGAAGTAAAGATATAAGAGAAATGAGTCAACCTAAAATTAAGCGGCGCGTGGGTAAATATGAGATGGGAAGGACAATTGGGGAAGGAACATTTGCTAAAGTGAAGTTTGCAAGAAATACAGAGACTGGAGAACCTGTGGCACTTAAGATCCTTGATAAAGAGAAGGTTCTCAAGCACAAGATGGCTGAACAGGTTTCTTTTCTTCTGCATGCTTCCTTATCTCTTCTCTATATCTATTTTCATAGTTTGTCAAAGCTATTATTACCCACATTTTGAGAAACGAAATTCTACTTTTCAGATATTGCATCTAAAGTTGTTTTCTTGCTTGCTTTTGCAGATCAAGAGGGAAATAGCAACAATGAAGTTGATAAAGCATCCAAATGTTGTCCGTTTATACGAGGTTTCTATCTCTATCTCTCTCTGTGTGTTCTGGTTGACCGGTTGGGTTCCAGGGGAGGGTGGGGGCCTGATATATGCACCATCTACTCATTCTTCTTTTTCTCTAGAGTATGATTATGATTTATGCGGTAAAATGCATATTCCTCAATAATGAGTTGCAGATTTGGACCATTTTCAAGAATCTTGTATTCTGAAACAAAGCCTCCCTTCTTCATTTCTATCTGTAGCATTAGCACTGAAATGGTGGCATGATTACTCCAAGCTTcaacattatataaaaattttggcttttgtttACTACCGTCTTTATTGATCCTTATAATATTCATATTTGAACTGAGTATATGATCAAAGATGAAAGAGCAACATCCAAGCTTTTTTTAATGACCAATCTCTTGCAATGCCTGTTTAAAACAAACCTAAGAACTAGTTTTCTGTTTCATCTTGCCTTCTGATCTAATGCTTTTCACCTATAGCAGTTAAGCATCTAAGAGAAAACCATCCGTTAGCATTTACATTCGTCTATCATTTTAGTAGAGCTTTGGATGTTTGTATCAAATTATTTTGTTTGCTTTTATTCAGGTAATGGGCAGCAAGACAAAGATATTTATTGTTTTGGAGTATGTCACCGGGGGAGAGCTCTTTGACAAAATTGTAAGTTGATGATATCTGGGATATTTGCATATTATGTTAGATTCTCATTTGTGTTGGTGGAGCTGCACTAATATGTTTCCCAGTTTCAGTACTGATTTAATATTTGTACCTTGTTTTAAGAGAAGCTAACTTTAGATCTTGTATATATTTAAACCATTTCTTAATTCTGAAGGTAAACAACGGAAGGATGAGAGAAGATGAGGCACGAAGATATTTCCACCAGCTCATTAATGCTGTTGATTACTGCCATAGCAGAGGCGTCTACCATAGGGATCTTAAGGTATTTAAATTTGGCACCCTTTAAGGAGAATATGTTTATACTTATGCATATAtgtgcatgcatgcatgcatctTATGCTATCAGGAAATGAAGTTCCTCTTGATTTTCTTGCAGCCTGAAAATTTGCTGTTGGATGCATATGGTAACCTCAAAGTTTCTGACTTTGGGTTGAGTGCACTATCTAAGCAAGTCAGGGTAATTATGACATCCTCTTTTTCCTTCTACATGATACATTATTAAGCTTTGTCTAGTCTTTAACTTCTTTGTTGTCTGTGTTATTTATCCTACTTATTTAAACATTCATGTGAATATTTTAAGGTCCTGAGTCTTGATGTAACTGATTGATTCCGTAATCTTGTAAGATTGGTTCTGTCTCTGTGTGCCTTTGATGGCTTTATAACATTCAGAAATATTTCTAATCTGAAGTTGAATTTATAGGATGATGGTCTCCTTCACACTACCTGTGGAACACCAAATTACGTTGCTCCTGAGGTGCGGACAGTAGTTCAATCACACTAAATTTTCCTTCCATCATTTGTAATTGTATAACCCCTTAGAAACCCCGGCTTCTCTCTTCCTATACATAGGTCCTTGATGATGGAGGTTATGATGGAGCTACTGCGGACCTGTGGTCGTGTGGAGTGATACTCTTTGTGTTGCTTGCAGGTTACTTGCCTTTCGATGATTCTAATCTTATGAACCTGTACAAAAAGGTCTGTGTTTTGTAATTGAATGTTGCAGTTATCCATTGTCACTCGTTGCCTGTTTTTCACTCTAATTTCCGAATATACAGATTTCAGCAGCTGAATTCACTTGCCCCCCTTGGTTATCTTTTAGTGCAATGAAATTGATAACTCAAATCCTGGATCCAAACCCGATGACTGTAAGTAACTATGCCTAACTCTCCTTACCTGGATGTGTTTCAAGATTGGATATTAAATTCTGTGTGCATTGAATAGGAAGAGGGGCAAAAGATTTCTATTCTTTGTATGGTGGTGGCAAGTGAAGTAACATTGTATATTGCTATGCTAAGTAAAGCTTCTAAAACTAGATAAAACAAAGCTATACTCATGACAGAAAAAAAGAATGTCCTATAAAAAAATCGCTTGGTTAAATTCTTGTTGGATGTGCAATTATTATAGTCTGAAACGATAGAAATAATATTGTATTTTACTGTGTTTTTATTCATTTGTCTTTTGCCCCTCCATCTTCAATAAATATTGTCTAACACATTTTCCTTGTTAGCGGACATAAGCGTGGGAGATGGAGTCCGAGAAATCTGCCAGATAGATATTAAAAATGTATAATTCTATCTGCTCTTTCTCTTTTTCCTCTTTTCATCTCTCAAAGATTTCAACTCGCAGTCTGAATATAATTTCTAAGGAAAGATAACCACACCTTATAACTCCTTATCCTTTTCTGGGTTCATTTTTCATCAAAGCCACCCATGAATTTATCGATCATGTATTCTGAATTTGAAGTTGATGACCTCTTACTATGTTAtgaatttatgaaaatttcaaCTACAAGTGCATAAAAGACAGTTCGTTTCGGCTTCAAGGTTCATATTCTGCTTGTATTCATATGCATTTTTATGTTGGACTTAAATGTTTGGGAATCATTTGCCTTCACAAGATTTTGTTTTGCTTTTATCTAATCAGATGGACTTAGCATAAGGTTAATGTGTAcatatatttttctcatgttgCAGCGCATTACTATTCCTGAAATTTTGAAAGATGAATGGTTTAAAAAGGGTTACAAGCCTCCTGTGTTTGAGGAGAAAGACGATACAAATTTAGACGATGTAGAAGCTGTTTTTAAAGATTATGAAGTAAGTTGATGCAGTCTTTCTCTAAGTTGACATCCGCAAATTGGACAACTGCTGTTACATTTGGTGCTTCTTTGACTTTTTATCTTAATAATTTCAATATGTTGGTTAACATGACAGGAGCACCATGTAACAGAACAGAGAGAAGAACAACCAACAGCTATGAACGCTTTCGAGTTAATTTCTATGTCAAAAGGGTTAAACCTTGGGAACCTGTTCGATGCAGAAGAGGTTTGTATGTTAAAAGGCTTTTCGTTTTTGTATATCAACTGTCAAACCCTGGTCGTTACCTTTCCTTTGCATGATTTCATTGTCACTAGAAAGGAAACCTGAAATCCGCAGTATGTCCAATGCCAAATAGGACATTATCTGATATCAATAGGCTATCAAAGCCGATTAAGAAAGCAGACATATAGTGTCTATTTGCTTGAGAAAGATGACTAATAATATTATACTGGCTATTTACATCTAAATTTGAACCGTTGCTTGTTCCATTTTCTGCAGGGATTTAAGAGAGAAACAAGGTTTACATCTAAATGTCCTGCTAATGAGATCATCCATAAGATCGAAGAAGCTGCAAAGCCTCTCGGGTTTGATGTCCACAAGAAAAACTACAAGGTGAGTAAATCTTATACACAATATAATAAAGGTAATTATCGAAATCTATACATAAagtatatttattttgtattgtTTTTATGTAGATGAGACTCCAGAATTTGAAAGCAGGAAGAAAAGGAAACCTTAATGTCGCCACTGAGGTAACTTACAGTTAAAGcaacattttattttaaatcttgGCTGACGTTTTGTATTTAATTAAACTGTTTATTTTGTTGATCAGATATTTCAAGTGGCACCTAGTTTACATATGGTTGAGGTCCGAAAAGCAAAGGGGGACACATTGGAATTCAATACGGTACCCCATGATTCTCTTATTACAATTTCATTACATTTTCTAAATGTATCTTATTGTTAGAGTTCTGTAACGGCATATAATTGGTTATAGCTGATGGAAATGGAAGAACGTTTTTGCCGGTAGAAAGAAGTTGGTTAAATGCAAATGGAAAGTTCCAAATGACTTCGATTCCTGTCATAGTTTTGGATTATATTATACGAGTTAGACCATTATTGCGCATCACAAAGCATCTTACATCTCGATAATGTCTAAAATTTGTTGTCCGATCGTGAGACTGAAATTCTCCAATGTTAAACACACGTGCTCTAGCTTATCTGCTTACTCAAACCAAGTATCAAACCTGTCTGCTGGTCTTTAAATAGACAACATACATGAGTTGCAGTTGATTTCTCTTGTGTTTCTAAACTCACTCTGTCGTTACCGAGATTATTAATTTGCTGGCGATTAAAAGGTTTGGggtttttcttttgcagttcTACAAAAGCCTTTCGACCTGTCTGGAAGATGTTGTCTGGAAAACGGAGGAGGACATGAAAGAAGTGCACGTTTGAGTTGACCCATGTTTCCAAGTTGAATGAAAATTGTGGATGGTTTTGTTGTTGTTTGTTGAATGTTGAATGTCGTTGTTTTTGGCCCAATATTTCTTCATTCTTTTCTAGGATTAAACAGCCATGGTGGTTCCAGTTGTTTTCCATGTTATTAGTTGTTGGAAAGCATGGATAATTCCCATGGAATGCGGTGGTTGTATTTACCCTTTAAAATGTTAATGAtgattaaatgtttcatgatatttgcaaaaaaaaaaaaaaaggtattcttatgttttgattttgtttcCTCCACTAAATATTATCCTATGCTATTCTTTTATATGAATTAATTCCACAAGCAGAATATAGATAAATgtcttcaaattttattttaaaaattaaaattgaaaaattttttaCTTCTATTTGTGTAGTGAAAAACCCTGTGTGAAGGGTAATAATCTTTTGTTTCATCCGACTTTAGAAATTACTTTGTTAAGTGGTAAAATGAAcacgaaaataaaaataaaaattaaatagtttTTTAATAAACATTTAACTGTGTAAAAATAATGCTCTCGATAAACATGATTGAATATTAAACTTTTACTGTCTAtgataaatttagtttttaatatttatattattttataattttgatgttaatttttttatagattgTTTTGACTCTCAACTTTAAAAATTGAGTCAAATTGTATATTTTGTAGGTGGAAAAATTGATTGGGTGACAATTTACTATCAATTTGCATCgcctttataattttttaaaaagtaataaaaatagttaaaagattcaacaaattttaataaggtttataaATTAGAAAAGAATAAAGCTATGTCAATAATGAATTACATGTAAATGGTCACATGTCCTATCACGCTAAAGCTATTAAATTTTTATcagtttaattaaattatttaatttaaaataaaaataactaatttTTAAGGTTGAAGGTAAAATAATCCTTTCAAAATAGTTAAAATAATCAACGGCAATAAATAAATCTTAAGTCCTAAATTTATTATCGTGCTTATTAAATTTAATCATTgatttgttaaaatattaatttattaagataTGATGttgataattttaatgtttatatttatattacTAATATGAGATATGATGCACAAATTATCATTATACGAAATCGGtaagtaaaaaatattaaaatgtgataaattgaattatattaatttagttttgatttttttaaaactaatctttaatatttatatattgtataGTTTTTTTTTGCATATTTATTTTTTGTGCCATTGAATGTTAATtataaaatgagaaaaaataaaattattattttattttttgtatattttaattaaatttagctgatgaatttatatttttaactttttaggtGAAAGGGTCAAAGTAAAATAAAACTGTAAAAAATCAAATTACACAATATACaaatattaaggattaaatttgttattatgctAATTTTAAAAGCTATCACCTTTAGCAAGTTGGTGACTGAAAAAGACAAATTTAATTTGTtagatgatcattttgtaactttttatagttgtatcattaaaaattattaataactaataatataatttacctagataaataaaatgaatattagaTTTTCTTAGGAAAaaggtttcaattcaaattttattttgatttaagagTGAGttctattaaatttattttaattattgattttATCATTgtgataattaattttgattataaatatttaaatttatttagatttacgattttttaaaatatacttaTAATTACAATGATGGGTTTAAATGGACGGTAAATTTAtctataattaatataaaaataatgctAATAATAAAATTCGACACTATAACATGAGATAAAAATAAGTTAAACATATCATACTATACCTTACCGCTCATCTAAATTCAGCCTAAAtgtaactagaaaaaaaaaaacattttggaCCACAATCATGCCGAACaagaaattaataaataaatcatgattttaaattattatattatataactaCTTTTGTTATTTTACAAAAACCAGATATATAATCCTAAACACACCCTCGCAAATCCTAAAGTATAAGGAGAAAAGAATATAGTaatatagtaataaaaataataattctggagcatcaaattttgaaaaatatgcaAACAATTTGTAAGAATATTAAAAACCCATAGAATTTGGTGTTAAAATAAACCGATCCCGAGCCAGAAGCTTCATCCTTATCGCTTTCCTCTTCAATGGGGTGATTGAAGTTGGCAGGCACGATGGTTTCAGGGGCGGAGTCATCGCCCCTGTAATCAGGGCTGTTGGGCGCCGGCGCATCATCCGACGGATCTAAGCTCTTCGGCAGCCCTTGGCCGTGGGTGACGTTTATCTTGAAATGCTGACCATTGTTGCATTGCTCCCCATCGTAATCACTGGAAAAGAAATAGTTCATCCCTTCTTTCAGTAGAGGAACCGCTACTGAGATTGAATGAGGCGCCGTGGAAGAAGGATCTGCAGCTGACCATTCGATCGTGTCGTTTTGAAGAGCGTCGTCGTAATCGCAGAACTTGTATGTGGTGAAATTGTATGTTTGGATTACTGAATGGTTGTTATCCGTGTTGAAGACTGTGCGTTGAACGAAATCAAAACGATGTCGTGAAAACCAACAATTGTAATATAACACCAGTTTttgcattaaaaaaaaaacaaagaataaattaaattatgtagACAAAACTCTAAATCAAATGATGCATATTTAATTCAAAGCCATACTCTAACAAAGCTTTAACATAATCTAACATTATAAACCTATTAATTCGGCTAAAATACATCGATTTAAGTCAATGTGACATGTAAATAATCATTATCAGCCAGGTTGGAAAAGGGGGTGTTGAGAAGATGCATGTTATGTTCAAAGTCCAAGAATCTAATGCCCTCAACTTTTAGTATGTCAGTCAGCAAAAATATTCTAACAATGGAATTTGCACATGGGATAGGAGGCTTCTTGCAACACAATCCATC is part of the Gossypium arboreum isolate Shixiya-1 chromosome 5, ASM2569848v2, whole genome shotgun sequence genome and harbors:
- the LOC108451801 gene encoding CBL-interacting protein kinase 32-like codes for the protein MSQPKIKRRVGKYEMGRTIGEGTFAKVKFARNTETGEPVALKILDKEKVLKHKMAEQIKREIATMKLIKHPNVVRLYEVMGSKTKIFIVLEYVTGGELFDKIVNNGRMREDEARRYFHQLINAVDYCHSRGVYHRDLKPENLLLDAYGNLKVSDFGLSALSKQVRDDGLLHTTCGTPNYVAPEVLDDGGYDGATADLWSCGVILFVLLAGYLPFDDSNLMNLYKKISAAEFTCPPWLSFSAMKLITQILDPNPMTRITIPEILKDEWFKKGYKPPVFEEKDDTNLDDVEAVFKDYEEHHVTEQREEQPTAMNAFELISMSKGLNLGNLFDAEEGFKRETRFTSKCPANEIIHKIEEAAKPLGFDVHKKNYKMRLQNLKAGRKGNLNVATEIFQVAPSLHMVEVRKAKGDTLEFNTFYKSLSTCLEDVVWKTEEDMKEVHV
- the LOC108451802 gene encoding blue copper protein 1b-like: MGQSSGYNSTSVLQLITIVSCLVVLSCSGSVSAYKNYTVGGSLGWFDALEKPDVNYQKWADSKNFSLGDFLIFNTDNNHSVIQTYNFTTYKFCDYDDALQNDTIEWSAADPSSTAPHSISVAVPLLKEGMNYFFSSDYDGEQCNNGQHFKINVTHGQGLPKSLDPSDDAPAPNSPDYRGDDSAPETIVPANFNHPIEEESDKDEASGSGSVYFNTKFYGFLIFLQIVCIFFKI